ACTGATTGTCTGAATCTGTCTGCCAGCAGTTCTCATCGATATTGTTGATGCCGTTCCAGGCCTCAGCATCTCCGCAGTTGGTGAGGCAGGAAATGTAGGTTCCTTCTGATGAATAGAACAGCTGCCACGCGAAATATGGAAAATAGAAACGCCGGAACTCCTTCCAGTGTTCAGGAGCAGCTCCTATTTCTCCATCAAAATCGATGACATATCTAGTAAATACTGATTCCCATGAATCGGAAACAGCATTTCACCCCAGTAGAGACCACAGTATCTTCTGGGGTATACCCGAATCGTTAACGGAGGAACCCTGCGGGTATCCTTTTGCATTGCATCCATAGAAAATATCAATTGCATTTGAAAGCTCACTTCGATCCAATGTATCAGCTCTGACCAGTCCTGGATTACCTCCAGGAGATAGACTGTCTGGTGGATCGTAGAATACCGTCCATGAATCACTTCCGTAAATGGCATCCCGCTGAGGAAGGAAGAAAACAGCAGGAGTTGATGTGAGTATCTCCCACGTATAGTTATTGACACCAGAAGGGATTGAATCCAGATAATCAAGTGGATTATCTATACCTACATTGCCGTTAGTGAATGTGTGCTGATCAGTTCGGAAGAAATGAAGATGCATTTCAGGGATCGAATCTGACATGGTGCCGAGAAGATCGCCATATGTGCATATGTCAACGCCCACTTGTACTGAATCCAAACTCAAGGGAACGCCATCATCTCCCTGCAAATGACCATAGTGCCAGCCATAGGTGGAATCCTCCGCAAAGATCTGGCAAAACCATTCGGTCTCTGTAGTATCTGTTGGTCTGCAATCTTCGAAAATCCCGGTTTGCACAGCTCTGATGTTTTCAGTGCCTGCAGCAGCGAAAGATATATCGATGGCATTGTGGAAATTGTATAGATTATAGGTTGAATCAACATATACCCAGAACAGACTCTGATCAAAATTGCCATAAGTACTGGTTACCGGGAAAATGCTCTCCCAGCCCGTGGCTCCATCACCCAAAGGCCAGGGAATAGCGAATACAGGCGATAGAAGAACACAGCAAAGTGCAATGGACAATGATACCGCCTTCATCCTACTCACCTGCCTTGATTATCCTGGATACAGATACTGATGAGTCAGAGTAGTCTGTTCTTGGAGGATAATTCCCCGAAATGACAAAATAATCGTTTGGCGATACATCCATACTGCTATTGATATGATCAACTGCCAGTACTTGACCTTGATTATCAAATAAGGCCAGAAACCAGTCTTCTGTTGGAGCATCTTGTTGACGGATTACTGCTATGAGATATTCAGCGTTGTTGGAACCTTTCAGATATCTAATTTCCGAATATTCAAGGGTAGCGGCTGATATCCTGCTATCATTCCATAATTCCTCTCCAGTAGAAATATGGATAGCATGAGATTCATTAATTTTCCCGTGAATGAAAACTGTTCCACCATCTGGTGAGAAAGTTACTCTCGTTCCTGTTGGCTCCTCTAACCTCCAGACTTCCTGCCCTGTTTCCATATCGAAAACCTGTAGCAGCAAATTCAGTCTGTCTTCTGCACTGGATGCATGCGAAACCACAGCACAGTATCTATCATCGGGCGAGATAACGGGTGTTGGGTTACCAATAGGGGGCATCTTCAGTTCAGTCTCCCAGACCACTTCTCCCGATCTATTCAAAAGGATTGCTCTGGGGGGGATATCATCATCTCCCCATGGATCATCTGAACCATGAGCTGCAAGTATCACATATTCACCGGACTGACTTACTCCGCATCTGCCATAATCCATCTCTATAGAAGATACAAAATAATTTTTGTCTGAATAAAGTAATACAAGATGATACTGTCCATGTATTCTGCACAATGAACTAGTGAATAGAGAACCATCTCTTGATCCTCTAAAGCCAAGAGCGGTAATACTATATTGACCAATTTCATTTCCATATGAATCAACTAGAGAACCAGGTTCACCATGTAAATGTCCCCCACCTTCAACAGGATATGATAAAGACTGGTCTCCTATTGGTGAA
This region of Candidatus Aegiribacteria sp. genomic DNA includes:
- a CDS encoding PQQ-like beta-propeller repeat protein, which codes for MKYLLMILVVIAATQVTASGVYDIIESLAERAEEASVSSEVEVIELFHAETPEELEAALTDGYPMPWLEEILNDESIPEEDRYWLDCRVRAAIAQDLHLFYDREGNPIHVEAAWIKPSEGYWRESFMISPIGDQSLSYPVEGGGHLHGEPGSLVDSYGNEIGQYSITALGFRGSRDGSLFTSSLCRIHGQYHLVLLYSDKNYFVSSIEMDYGRCGVSQSGEYVILAAHGSDDPWGDDDIPPRAILLNRSGEVVWETELKMPPIGNPTPVISPDDRYCAVVSHASSAEDRLNLLLQVFDMETGQEVWRLEEPTGTRVTFSPDGGTVFIHGKINESHAIHISTGEELWNDSRISAATLEYSEIRYLKGSNNAEYLIAVIRQQDAPTEDWFLALFDNQGQVLAVDHINSSMDVSPNDYFVISGNYPPRTDYSDSSVSVSRIIKAGE